In one Moritella sp. 5 genomic region, the following are encoded:
- a CDS encoding GFA family protein yields the protein MLHSKASCLCGAVEITANEINPRFTVCHCDSCRGWGGAPFFAVQCGTNVSITGLDKVKTYNSSSWASRGFCTDCGTHLFFKFNDSGDYNMPVGIFKDLNGLEMDMQYFSDQRPDYYCFSNETKEMTKAEIMAYFAKQI from the coding sequence ATGTTACATTCAAAAGCAAGCTGCCTTTGTGGTGCTGTTGAAATTACCGCAAACGAAATTAACCCTAGATTTACTGTCTGCCACTGTGACTCATGCAGAGGATGGGGTGGTGCTCCATTTTTTGCTGTTCAATGTGGAACGAATGTAAGCATTACAGGGTTGGATAAAGTGAAGACGTATAATTCATCATCTTGGGCATCTCGTGGTTTTTGCACTGATTGTGGAACCCATTTATTTTTTAAATTTAATGACAGTGGTGATTACAATATGCCAGTGGGTATATTTAAAGATTTGAATGGATTAGAAATGGATATGCAATACTTTAGTGATCAGCGACCTGACTATTATTGCTTTTCAAACGAAACGAAAGAAATGACCAAAGCTGAAATTATGGCTTATTTTGCAAAACAGATATAA